Below is a genomic region from Ketogulonicigenium vulgare WSH-001.
GCGCGCCAGAATGTACCAGCGTCACATCAAGGCCGCGCTTGGCGGCAACCGCCGCCGCCTCGAGACCGATATAGCCGCCGCCTACGACCAGCAGCGATTTTCCGGCCGTCAGCAGCGGGTCGAGCGCATCGGCATCGGCCAGGTTGCGCATGGTCAAAACGCCCGCCAGCGCGCCGCCTTTGTCTGCAGGCAGCGGGCGGGGATCGGCGCCCGTGGTCAAGGCCAGCGCGTCGTAATCCAGCGCGCTGCCATCGGACAGCGTGATACGGCGAGCCGCGCGGTCAATCGCGGTCACGGTCAGGCCGGTGCGCAGGGTGATGTTGTGTTGCTGGTAAAAGGCGGCGGGGCGCAGGTACAGACGCTCGCGTGCCATCTCTCCGGCAAGGTAGGCTTTCGACAGCGGCGGGCGCTGATAGGGAGGGTCAACTTCCGCCCCGATGATGGTGATCGCCTGTGTGTAACCGGCTGTGCGCAGCTTTGCGACCAGCGCTGCCGCTGCCTGTCCGCCCCCGATCACAACGACATGGTTCAGCGCATCCATCAATAAATCTGCCTTCGTGCTGGAATAAACGCGTGATGCATATACACATGAGGGGACGGACAAAAGCCCAAAGGAGGCAAGAATGACCATTGCAGTCGGAGACAAGCTGCCCAGCGCGACCCTGTTGCGCCTTGGCGCGGGCGGTGTGGAACAGGTCGAGGTCGATGCCCTGACCGCGGGCCGCAAAGTCGTGATTTTCGGCCTGCCCGGCCCGTTCACCGGCACCTGCACCACCGCGCATGTGCCCAGCTTTATTCGCACCCGCGCCGCCTTTGCCGATAAGGGCGTGGACGAGGTGATCTGTATCGCCGTCAGCGATGCATTCGTGATGAAGGCCTGGGGCGACAGCACTGGCGCGATTGCTGGCGATATCAGCATGTTGGCCGATCCGCTGTCGACCTTTACCAAGGCGATTGGCCTGAACTTTTCCAACCCTGCGATCGGCTTTGTCGACCGCTCGCTGCGCTATGCGCTTTTTGCCGAAGATGGCGTGGTCAAGGTGCTCAGCGTCGAGGAAAACGCCGGTCAATGCACCATTTCGGGCGGCGAAGACCTGCTGTCCAAGATCTAAGACCTATTGGCCCGCGAATTCATCCATTTTGCGGGCCATTTTCACATCCAGATCGGTCAACCCGCCCGCCGAATGCGTGGTCAGCCGCACCTCTACACGTTTATAGACATTGCTCCATTCGGGGTGGTGATCCAGCTTTTCGGCCACCATCGCGACGCGGGTCATAAAGGCGAAAGCGGCGTTAAAATTCTTGAAGATAAAGCTGCGGCGGATCGCGATTTCATCGCTCGATAATGTCCAGCCACTTTCGAGCAGCGCGTCCAATCCATCGGGTTTCATTCCGGCTCTCTTTCCTGTCCATCGCGGCGGAAGGGGCCATAGGTGGTCAGCACTTCGATCTCTTCGTCCACGGCTGCGGTTTCGGCCTGCACGAAATCGGCGACGGCGGCGCGAAAGCCGGGATCGGCGATCCAATGCAGCGAATGCGTTGGGCGTGGCAGATAACCACGCGCCAGCTTGTGTTCACCCTGCGCGCCAGCCTCGACCAGCGGCAGGCCCTGTGCAATCGCAAAGTCGATGGCGCGGTAATAGCACAGTTCGAAATGCAAAAAGGGGTGGTTTTCCAGCGCCCCCCAATAGCGGCCATAAAGCGCGCCTGCGCCGATGAAATTCAGCGCGCCCGCAATGGGGCGGCCATCACGCAGGGCCAGTACCATCAGCACATCATCGCGCAGATCGCGCTGGCAGATCTCGAAAAACGCCCGTGTCAGATAGGGCTGCCCCCATTTGCGTGCGCCGGTGTCTTGGTAGAATGCCCAAAACGCATCCCAATGGGCTGGCTGTAGCTGATCGCCGGTCAGGCTGACAATCTCGCCGCCGAAATCCAGCGCCTCGGCCCGTTCGCGGCGCAGGGTCTTGCGCTTGCGCGAGGACAGCGCGGCAAGGAAAGCGTCAAAATCGCGATAGCCGTTGTTCTGCCAGTGAAATTGCGTGCCGATCCGGTGCAGCAGGCCCATTTGACTACCCGCCGCCGCCTCATCCTCGGTGCAAAAGGTGATGTGCAGCGATGACAGATCGTTCTGCGCGGCCAGTTGCACGGCGCCTGCGGTCAGGGCGGCCATCACCTCGGGGTCATCGGTCAGGAAACGGCGACCGGTGGCGGGGGTAAAGGGCACTGCGATTTGCAGTTTCGGGTAATATTGCCCGCCCGCCCGCTGCCACGCATCGGCCCAGCCAAAGTCGAACACATATTCGCCCTGGCTATGTGATTTTACATAAAGCGGACTGACGCCGACGGTTTTGCCATTGCGCAGCGCTTGCAAGTACAGCGGTTGCCAGCCGGATCGCCCACCGACCGAGCCGCTTTCTTCCAAAGCGTTCAAAAAGCGATAGGTCGTGAACGGATCGCGCGCCCGCGCCGCACCCGAGGGGTTGGCGCAGGCGTCCCAGTCCGCCGCGCCGATGGCGGCGATACTGTCATGGGTTTTCAGGGCGATGTCGGACATCGGATCAGTTGATCTGGAATAGACCTTCGATTTCCACCGCGACGCCGCGCGGCAGGGCGGCGACACCCACGGCCGAACGCGCATGACGGCCCGCATCGCCAAACACTTCGACCATCAGGTTCGAGGCGCCGTTCACAACCTCGGGCTGGTCGGTGAAATCAGGGGTCGAATTGACAAAGCCGCCCAGTTTTACGACGCGCACCAACCGGCCCAGATCGCCACCGCATGCGGATTTCAGTTGCGCCAACAGGTTCAGCGCACAGGCGCGGGCGGCATTTGCACCTGCTGCCACATCCAGATCATCGCCAAGGCGGCCCTTGATCAACGCGCCATCGGCCATCGAGATCTGGCCCGAAATATGCACCATATCGCCGATCACGAGATAGGGGACGTAATTGGCGGCTGGGGTGGGGGCATCGGGCAGGGTGATGCCCAGCTCGGCAAGGCGGGACTCGATGGCGATGGTCATGGCGGCTCCGGTCGGGGAAAGGGTCATGCGCCAAGGCTAGTCCGATTGCGCGGGCGCTGCAACGGCGGGGAGCGGCGGCTCGCGCAGGGCGGTGTGCAGGGCGCGGGTCAGCGGATCGGTGAGGGCGGCCAGCAGCGGGCGGGCGGGGCCGGTAAAGCGCACCTCGACCGGTTGGCCGGGGCGCAGATCTGCGGGGTGATCCAGCCGCAGGCTGACACGCAGATAGGCGCGACCCTGATCGTCCAGCAATGGCTCGGCCGAAATTGCGCTGATATGGGCGGAAATCTCTGCCTGCTGAAAGCCGATCGCCGTCAGGCGGGCGGGCTGCCCAATATGCAGATGGGTCGCCTGTTCTGGCGCAATGGGCAATGTGGCCTGTTGCGGCGTGCCATCGGGCAGCAGGCTTGCAAAGACCTCGCCGGGGCGCAGGATCTGGCCGGGGCTGGCGGTATAGGTCAGCAACCTGCCCGCAACAGGGGCGGTGATCTGATATTGCGCGATCCGCAGATCGAGGGTGTTCCCCTCGGCTGTGATCGCGACAAGGCGAGCGTCAATGGCGCTGATTTGTGTGGCAGTTTGGCTCGCCAGTTCCTGTATGCGCATAGCCTCTTGGCTAAAAAGGGCGGCGCGCCGTTCGGGAATGGCGGCAAGGCCGGCGATCAGGGCTGCGTGACTGTCTTGCAAAGCGCCCAGATCCTCTTGCGCGGCAAGCGCCGCAGCGGCGGGAATGGCGCCGCTGGCGGCGAGTTGCGCCTGCGCCTCGGCTTGGCGCTGCGCGCGGGGCAGGCGATTCTCTAGCAGCGATAATCGCGCCGAAAGGCCGGTCTCCTCCTGTGCCAGCACGGCAAGGCTGGCGGCGCGGTCTGCGGCGATGGCGTCCGCAAAGGCCGGGTCCTGCAACGCGAGGCGACGGGTCTGAAGCAGCGCCGCCTCGGCCAACAATGCATCGCGCTGCATCCGCAGCGCGCGATCGTCTAGGCCCAGCAGCCGTTGATCGGCGAAGACGGCCTGATCAATCGCACCAAAGCTGTCAGCGACGTGCCCCCCTTCGATGGTCATCAGGGGAATCGCGGCCATCGGAGCTGTCATCGTGCCGCGCGCCACAGTTGCGGTCGGGATCGGCAGCAGCGCCCCAAGCCCCCCAAGGATGACCAGCAGAGCCGCCCCCAAATGCCACAGGCTGCGCATCAGCCCTGCAAGCGTATCTTGCCCGCCCCTCACGATGCGGCCCGCAGTGGCTGTGCATCCAATAGCAGCACGTGATTACACAGGCTGATCAGGCGATTATGGTGCGTGGCGATGACAAGGCTGGCGCCGCGATCACGTGCCTCGCCAATCAAATCGCACAGCCGGTCAATGGCATAGCTATCCAGATCGTTCTCCGGCAGATCCAGCAAGATACTGCGCGCGCCGGTTGCAAAGATCTGCTCGATCGCCAGCAGCCGCGCCCGCCCGCCGGGCAGGCTGCTGGGCGGCAGTGCCTGGGGCAGGGCGGCCAGTGCCGGTTGTGGTGCCGTCGGCAGTGGCAATGTGACCCCCGGCCCGCGCGCGATCAGATGCTGCAACAGCCGTGTTTTGCCGCTGCCAGACGCACCGATGATGGCCAAAGCCTCGCCGCCGGGAATGCTGAAGTTCAGGGGGGATGGGGGCCGGGGGCGTAACCCTCGCAAATCAGACGGTTACCGGCGAAAGGTTGCGCAGCGTCCGGCCCCCTCAGCACTGCCGCCAATGCCTCGAGCGGCGCATAAAGTTTGCCCGCCAGCAGCGCGGCGGCAAAAAGCGCGCCCATCGAAAGCGTACCTTGCAGGGCAAGGGCCGCGCCAACGCCAATGACCGCGCTTTGTCCGATCTGGTGCAAGCCGCGCATGACAGCCGCCTGGCGTGTGGGCGCGAGCGGTCTGCGCCACGCAAAAAGGAAGTCGAACAGTCCAAGCCCCAGCGCAGTCAGCGCAATCGCCGGATGAATCAGCCATAACACCCCCAAAAACAGGGGCAAAAACGGCAGATCCAACAATTGTGGTGCGCTGGGCAGCGCGGCCAGACGTCCGCCGATGGGCGGCGCGCTGTGCAGAATGCGGATACGCAGATCCTCGGCCCGCAATAGCGCGCCATAGGCACAGGCGGCGATCAGGCTAAGGGCCAGCAGCGTCTCGATCGCGCCGCTGGCAAAGACCTTGTCATAGACATTCAGCAGATAAAGCGGCCCCGTCATCACCAGCACATTCACCATCGCGCTGGCGATCAGGGCGGCGCCTAGCGCAGAAGTGATGCGGAAATTCGCCAGCATATGTGCATCCTGATCCCAAGGTCGTTAACCTATGGGCCCGAGGATAAGGACAAGGCGTATATATTTGGTTCACACCCGATCCGCCCCCTCGCGGCGGCACGTTGCCCAGACTAGAAGGAATCTGCCCGATTCGCGGCTTGCGCGGTCGGGGGCGAGGACATTTATGGGCAGGGTATTGCTTGCGTTTGTGGCTGCGGGTGCGGCTGTGTGTGGTGTTGCTGCGGCCGCTGGGCCTTGGGACGGGATCTATCGCCAATCGGCCAATGGGATCTGCGAACATGTCGGTGCGCAGGGCGGCGCGATTAAGATCGAGGATAGCATCTTTTACGGCGTTGGCATTGCCTGCCGCATGACGCGTCCCGTCGATGTGCTGGATATGGATGCGACGCTTTACACAATGGAATGCGTCGACGGCAACGGCGAGGATGCCGACCATTGGAGCGAGCGTGTCATGATGATGCGCGACGCCCAACGCGAAGGCGTCATCATGGTCTGGAACGGCTATGCCCTGCGGCACGAGCGCTGCGATATGCCGCCACCCCCACCGCCTGAACCCGCGCCACAACAGCCCGAAGCCGCGCTAGAGCCTGCGCCGGCCCGCCCCGCGGCGGTCCCGATTGTCGAGCAGCCGCCGCTGATTGAAACCAGTCAGGCCACCCCCGCCGCCCATTAACAGCGGGGGCGCTGGGTATTAGTTTGCGCCGCCCAAGATCCCTTGCAGGGCATTGGTGATCGCATCTTGCGAATTGTCACCGCTGCCTGCTGTGGGCAGATTGCTGGTGTCCGGCGGCAGGCTGCCTGCAGGCGCGCCAAAGGCCTCGAGCAGCGCGCGATCCAGTGCCGAATCGCCCGAGGGCAGAAAGCCGCCGCCGTCCGCCGTCAGGCCGCTGGGGTCGACAAAGTCGATTTGCTCGCCCGGTGCGGTCATTGGCAGGGGGGTCGGTGACATGCCTTCCAGCACGCCAGCCATGGTTTCTTGGAAGATCTGCGCCGGAATGCCGCCGCCGGTCACGCCGTTCAGCGGCGTGTTATTGTCATAGCCCATCCAGACGCCGATCACATAATCCGCCGAAAATCCGATGAACCATGCATCGCGCGCGGCGGATGTCGTGCCTGACTTGCCTGCGATCTGCCAGCCGTTGACACGGGCGCGGCGGCCGGTGCCTTCCTCGACCGCGCGCCACATCATCCAGTTCAGTTGGCGCGCTGCGTTTTCGGAAATCACACGATCACCGATGCCCCCCATCGTGCCCATCAGGCTGGTGTCATCACCTTGCAGGCGCAGCTCGACCAGGCCATAGGGCGTCACTTCAGAGCCGCCATTCAAAAAGCCCGCATAGGTGCCGGTCATTTCGATCAGGGTCGATTCCGACGCGCCTAGCGCCATGGCGGGCCCTTCGGAAATATCGCCGGTCACGCCAAACGCATGGGCGATGCGGGCGACGTTCTGGCGGCCTACAGCCTCGGACAGGCGCACGGCGGGGATGTTGCGGCTTTCGGCCAAGGCCTGCGTCAGGGTAATCCAACCTTTGAACGTGCGGTCATAGTTTTGCGGCGACCATGGGCCAGAGCCGCGCACGTTGATCGTCATCGGGCTGTCGTCGACGATCTCCATCGGGCCGATGCCCTGATCCAGCGCTGTGGCATAGATAAAGGGTTTGAATGACGAGCCGGTCTGACGCTGCGCCTGCGTGGCACGGTTGAACGCACCCGATGCGCGCAGGTCGCGCCCGCCGACCATGGCGCGCACGGCCCCATCAGCGGACATGACAACCACGGCGGCCTGCGCTTGTGACCCCTCGCGCACGGATTCTGCGAAGACATGGGTCACGGCGTTTTCGGCAACGGTCTGGATGCGCGGGTCCAGCGTGGTGCGGATGATCACATCCTCGGTCGTGTCGCGGGTAAAGAATTCGGGACCGGATTCCATGACCCAATCGGCGAAATAGCCACCGGCGCGGGCTGCGGCGGCGGCCGACAACTGCGCGGGGTTGTTGCGCGCCTCGGTTGCCTGGGCGGCGGTGATGAAACCCTGCTGCTCCATCAGGCCGATCACGACATTGGCGCGGTTTTGCGAACGGGCGAGGTTCGATGTCGGCGCAAGGGCCGAGGGCGCCTGCAACAGGCCCGCCAACATCGCGGCTTCAGAGGCGTTCACCTCGCGGGCGGATTTGCCGAAATAGCGCTGGGCGCCAGCCTCGAACCCGCGTGCACCTGCGCCCAGATAGGCGCGGTTCAGGTAAAGGGTCAGGATCTCGTCTTTGGAATAGCGGATCTCCATCGCCATGGCATAGATCGCTTCTTCGACCTTGCGCATAATGGTGGTGCGGCGGCAGTCGGCCTCATAGGCGGCTTCGCTTTCCCATTCACTGGGCACAAAGGGGCGGCCAAGACACAGCAGCTTTGCGGTCTGCTGGGTGATGGTCGAGCCGCCGTTGCCTTGCAGCGCACCGCGCCCTTCGGCCAAGTTGATCCGCACCGCCGAGGCGATCCCAATCGGGTCGACGCCGATATGCCAGTTGAAGCGGCGGTCTTCGGTTGCGACGACGGCATTGCGCAGCACGGGGGCGACGTCCTGCGACGAGATCATCCCCGCGAAATGGTCGCCGCGCCAGGCAAACGTCTCGCCATAACGGTCGGCCAGCGTGACCGACCCGCGCGTGCGCCCATCAACCAGTTCGGCCATTTCCGGCAGCGAGGTCGATTTTACAAAGACGATGGCGCCAAGGATGACAACCGCCGTCAGGCCCAGTTTCCAAAACACCGACCAGATGGCCCGGAAAATGCCAAAGATGACAGCGGCGATGCTGCCGAAAAAGCCGCGTTTCTTTGGGACGCGGCGGGGGGTGGGCTTGCGCCGGGGCGGGGTGCTGTTGCCACCGCCTTTATTGCCGCCACCACCTGCACCGCCACCTGTGCCGCCGCTGCGCGGACGCGGCGCGCTGGTGCTATAGCGGCGGTCCGCCACGAGAATCGGCGAGGCTGGGCCGCCGCCTTTACGTTCATCTTGTGTCATTACTGCTCGCCGCTTGCCGGTTTTGACCAATACTAACCGTGAATGGATGGAATGTTGAGGGCCATGAACACTTGCTTTGGGTTTTCATTGCGCACAAAATGCAGGCACAGTGTTCAAAATATGCTGTTTTTGCGTCAGTTATGGTGCAGCAGTTTTCCGCCGACGGCATGAAATAGGGCCGCACGCTTGTCGAGCTGCATCTTTTTAAGGCTCTCTTTTAGTCGGGCGGCCAGCAAACTCATTCGTGAACTGGCAACCGCGTCACAACTCGCAAGGGGAAGAACGTGAAACTCATCATCGCTACGATCAAACCGTTCAAGCTTGAGGAAGTGCGCGAAGCGCTGACTTCCGTGGGTGTGCGCGGCATGATGGTGACCGAGATCAAAGGCTTTGGCCTGCAATCCGGTCACACCGAAATCTACCGCGGTGCGGAATACGCCGTGAACTTCGTTCCGAAGGTGAAACTGGAAATCGTCGTGCCGGACGCATTGGCCGATGAAGTCGTCGCGACCATCGCCAAAACTGCCAAGACCGACAAAATCGGCGACGGCAAGATTTTCGTTCTCGACGTTGAAAGCGCGGTTCGCGTGCGCACCG
It encodes:
- a CDS encoding peroxiredoxin, encoding MTIAVGDKLPSATLLRLGAGGVEQVEVDALTAGRKVVIFGLPGPFTGTCTTAHVPSFIRTRAAFADKGVDEVICIAVSDAFVMKAWGDSTGAIAGDISMLADPLSTFTKAIGLNFSNPAIGFVDRSLRYALFAEDGVVKVLSVEENAGQCTISGGEDLLSKI
- a CDS encoding 4a-hydroxytetrahydrobiopterin dehydratase yields the protein MKPDGLDALLESGWTLSSDEIAIRRSFIFKNFNAAFAFMTRVAMVAEKLDHHPEWSNVYKRVEVRLTTHSAGGLTDLDVKMARKMDEFAGQ
- a CDS encoding GNAT family N-acetyltransferase — encoded protein: MSDIALKTHDSIAAIGAADWDACANPSGAARARDPFTTYRFLNALEESGSVGGRSGWQPLYLQALRNGKTVGVSPLYVKSHSQGEYVFDFGWADAWQRAGGQYYPKLQIAVPFTPATGRRFLTDDPEVMAALTAGAVQLAAQNDLSSLHITFCTEDEAAAGSQMGLLHRIGTQFHWQNNGYRDFDAFLAALSSRKRKTLRRERAEALDFGGEIVSLTGDQLQPAHWDAFWAFYQDTGARKWGQPYLTRAFFEICQRDLRDDVLMVLALRDGRPIAGALNFIGAGALYGRYWGALENHPFLHFELCYYRAIDFAIAQGLPLVEAGAQGEHKLARGYLPRPTHSLHWIADPGFRAAVADFVQAETAAVDEEIEVLTTYGPFRRDGQEREPE
- a CDS encoding RidA family protein, whose translation is MTIAIESRLAELGITLPDAPTPAANYVPYLVIGDMVHISGQISMADGALIKGRLGDDLDVAAGANAARACALNLLAQLKSACGGDLGRLVRVVKLGGFVNSTPDFTDQPEVVNGASNLMVEVFGDAGRHARSAVGVAALPRGVAVEIEGLFQIN
- a CDS encoding HlyD family efflux transporter periplasmic adaptor subunit, encoding MRGGQDTLAGLMRSLWHLGAALLVILGGLGALLPIPTATVARGTMTAPMAAIPLMTIEGGHVADSFGAIDQAVFADQRLLGLDDRALRMQRDALLAEAALLQTRRLALQDPAFADAIAADRAASLAVLAQEETGLSARLSLLENRLPRAQRQAEAQAQLAASGAIPAAAALAAQEDLGALQDSHAALIAGLAAIPERRAALFSQEAMRIQELASQTATQISAIDARLVAITAEGNTLDLRIAQYQITAPVAGRLLTYTASPGQILRPGEVFASLLPDGTPQQATLPIAPEQATHLHIGQPARLTAIGFQQAEISAHISAISAEPLLDDQGRAYLRVSLRLDHPADLRPGQPVEVRFTGPARPLLAALTDPLTRALHTALREPPLPAVAAPAQSD
- a CDS encoding ATP-binding cassette domain-containing protein — protein: MAIIGASGSGKTRLLQHLIARGPGVTLPLPTAPQPALAALPQALPPSSLPGGRARLLAIEQIFATGARSILLDLPENDLDSYAIDRLCDLIGEARDRGASLVIATHHNRLISLCNHVLLLDAQPLRAAS
- a CDS encoding type I secretion system ATPase; the encoded protein is MLANFRITSALGAALIASAMVNVLVMTGPLYLLNVYDKVFASGAIETLLALSLIAACAYGALLRAEDLRIRILHSAPPIGGRLAALPSAPQLLDLPFLPLFLGVLWLIHPAIALTALGLGLFDFLFAWRRPLAPTRQAAVMRGLHQIGQSAVIGVGAALALQGTLSMGALFAAALLAGKLYAPLEALAAVLRGPDAAQPFAGNRLICEGYAPGPHPP
- a CDS encoding transglycosylase domain-containing protein, whose protein sequence is MTQDERKGGGPASPILVADRRYSTSAPRPRSGGTGGGAGGGGNKGGGNSTPPRRKPTPRRVPKKRGFFGSIAAVIFGIFRAIWSVFWKLGLTAVVILGAIVFVKSTSLPEMAELVDGRTRGSVTLADRYGETFAWRGDHFAGMISSQDVAPVLRNAVVATEDRRFNWHIGVDPIGIASAVRINLAEGRGALQGNGGSTITQQTAKLLCLGRPFVPSEWESEAAYEADCRRTTIMRKVEEAIYAMAMEIRYSKDEILTLYLNRAYLGAGARGFEAGAQRYFGKSAREVNASEAAMLAGLLQAPSALAPTSNLARSQNRANVVIGLMEQQGFITAAQATEARNNPAQLSAAAAARAGGYFADWVMESGPEFFTRDTTEDVIIRTTLDPRIQTVAENAVTHVFAESVREGSQAQAAVVVMSADGAVRAMVGGRDLRASGAFNRATQAQRQTGSSFKPFIYATALDQGIGPMEIVDDSPMTINVRGSGPWSPQNYDRTFKGWITLTQALAESRNIPAVRLSEAVGRQNVARIAHAFGVTGDISEGPAMALGASESTLIEMTGTYAGFLNGGSEVTPYGLVELRLQGDDTSLMGTMGGIGDRVISENAARQLNWMMWRAVEEGTGRRARVNGWQIAGKSGTTSAARDAWFIGFSADYVIGVWMGYDNNTPLNGVTGGGIPAQIFQETMAGVLEGMSPTPLPMTAPGEQIDFVDPSGLTADGGGFLPSGDSALDRALLEAFGAPAGSLPPDTSNLPTAGSGDNSQDAITNALQGILGGAN
- a CDS encoding P-II family nitrogen regulator, translating into MKLIIATIKPFKLEEVREALTSVGVRGMMVTEIKGFGLQSGHTEIYRGAEYAVNFVPKVKLEIVVPDALADEVVATIAKTAKTDKIGDGKIFVLDVESAVRVRTGETNEDAL